The Methanocella arvoryzae MRE50 DNA window CAGGTCATGGCCGTCGCCAAAAAGAGGAACGGAGTAGTCCGGGCGGCAGACCTGGTGAGCGTCGGTTTCAGGGGAGAAGACGCCGAGGCGATTCTGGATCACATGGCGGGCCAGGGGCTGTGCGACATCAACCTTGACGCCACAAAATACTCCGGCGTCAAGACCTATATGTTCCCGCAGGAGGTCAGGATGCGGTGCCAGTATTGCGGCACCCCGGTAGACCTGAATACAGTCAGGTGCCCGAGCTGCGGTGCTCCTGTGGAGTGGGACAAGGCCAGGCCGGAAGACCTGAAGAGGGAGAGTAACAATGGTTAGAAACACACGCCTGCCGGCAGTACTGGTATTGTCGCTGCTCGTGCTGGCCCTGGCTATAGCAGCCTCGCCGGCCGCCAGTGCAGAGGAGTACAGGTGGCAGGTCAACTACCAGCACGTCACGCTGGACATCAACCAGTCCGGTCAGGTCAGCATGATCTACCAGGTGGACGCCACTATTGAGAAAGGCGTCTGGAACGAGGTCTGGATACCTGCCACTA harbors:
- a CDS encoding zinc ribbon domain-containing protein produces the protein MNNRSFLLIGASVVLVLISLPIWFITLMAFIAGRSWALATGFLGVVLLVAAAVPVYMVYSSAQEQKMKDAREHNMERQVMAVAKKRNGVVRAADLVSVGFRGEDAEAILDHMAGQGLCDINLDATKYSGVKTYMFPQEVRMRCQYCGTPVDLNTVRCPSCGAPVEWDKARPEDLKRESNNG